The Labilibaculum sp. sequence CATGTATTCTGATGATAATTCTTTTTTTACTTCATCGTAGTAACCGATTTGCGGACTTGACAAACGAGCCTGCATAGGTTCTTTGGGAAGCAATACAATTGAGCGGTGCATAGAACACATAAACGAATTACGATTTCCAGTAAATCCCATTTGTGTTACAATTTCAACATTGCCAGCGTATGCCCTTGCATTAATTGTTTTTGTGACTTCACTTATTGCTTTTCCGAGGCTGGTACCTCCAAATGGTGAGATTCCGGGAATTTGAGAATTAAAAAGTTTTGTAACCTCAATTACCGATGCATTATTTTCTAAATTTCTTGCTTCAATTTTAAATTCATGCATTACAGTTTGCATGTTGTTTCGGTCAAACGAAATACTGATTGGATCCTTATCATCCATCTGATTTTCAGTATCCATTAAATGAAGATACACCGACTTATTATCCTGACTAAACCGTACCATCATCGGATTGTGCATCATTTGCCCGGCTACAGCACTTTTAGTCGAGCTCAATTCTTCTATCCTACTGCCAATTAACAAATCTCTGCCCATTATGCTATCAGGAATTTCAAGCCATAGCTTATCATCATTCATGTGAACACTGATAAAACCCTTATGGCTGACATTTGCCATCTTTACAAGGCTCTGATATTTTTTAGCATCTGCAGAGACACTCGATTGTGCCTGAGATGGAATATTTATGGCTAAAATGCCAATAATAAAGAGAAAGGATAATTTGAATCGAAACATTTGTTGTTATTTAAGGATTTTTGGGTTGTTTCTATATTGGGAAAATATGTAAAAGTGACCGGCATAAGCCGATCACTTAAACTCAGATACTAAAATCTGTTCATATATTTAATACTCATGGTATAAGAATTACCATCATTCGAAATGTAATATTTCGGATCAATACTGAAATCAACATCATCACAAGTGAAAGTAATATCAACCTGAATTTCTTTAGTTGCTGTATTGTATGTTCCTACTGATTTTGCAACTTGAATTGAAACAGGAGTTACCATTGTTGATTGAGAAATATCACCTTGCGTAGTATTTGAATCAGCATACCATGCATAATAAGATTCAGTGCCACCATCTACATCAACAGTTGTTTTTGCTTTCCAAACAGCCATATCAGCCTTATAAAACGTTAAAGTCTGCTCTGGGACAACAACGGTTCCTTCTGTAGCTGAAGCATCTGTTGAAACGAAACGAAACCATCCTTTTTCAGCTTTAATTTCAGTTTTACTATAAGTTGCTTCATTACTAAAGAATTTCACCAACCCCAAATAATCTCCAGCCTGTTGTTCATGTCTTTCCTGTTCAGCAATATCAATATTATTAGCACCTAACAATCTCTGATACTTATTTATAACTTCTGACCACTGATTATTATCATTCAATGAAACATTTGTGTAATGCTCGCCAGTTAAAGTTTTCCAATCTTGAGCAACAGAATCAAAATAGTAACGCATTAACCAGTATCCTTCTAAATCAGTTTTGTAAGTAATTGTTGGAGTAGTCCAATCTTCATAGAAATAACCATACTGGTTATCATCATTAAACCAAGCAGAAAAATCAACCTGAGGGTCAACAGCATTAACAGATACTGTATTTTCGGTTGCTTTAACAGCATAATCAGTAACAGATGGAGTAGTAAATGCGAAATCAAGAGTTTTGTTCATACCCACTACTGCTGTGTTTTTCATTGTTACAGTAAAGTCAGCAGAAACAGAACCTGCAGGAATCGTGATTGCATCGTTCGATAAACCAGCAAGTTCATAATCGGTATCTGCAAGTAAATCACCAGAAATAGTTAAGGGAATTATTAGATCTGAAGAAAAGGTTTTGCTCAAACCAACAGTTATCGTCTTCACTTCTTCCAAATATGGATTGGTTACCATATTAGAGGTTGCAAAAGATACTTCTGGAGCATCGGATGGAGGATTTGCATTGTCGATAATTGTGATAGCAACACTTGTTGTCGCTGTTAATTCGTAAGCCGTACCAGCCTTCAATTCAATACTAACAGTTTTGCTATCCTCAATAGCCGAAACATTAATAGGAGTTACAAAGATAGTTGCAGACGATCCGTTTGCTGGAATTGTAACTGTTTTAGCAATTTCCTGAAAATTAACCCCTTCAACAGCGGTTCCAGAAAGAGTAAGACCTACTGTGTATGCAGTTTCTAAAACGGCATCAGCATTTACTTTTACAACTAATGCAGAAGTCGCAGTTTCTGAAATTTCTACAACATCAGCAGTAATCGACAACTTAGGAACTACAGGGTCGTTATCGTCACTACAACTAACAAAAAAGATTGCTGCTACAGCAAGCCAAATTAAGTTTAAATAGTTTTTTTTCATCTGGTATTAGATTTTTAGTTATGGTTAATAAATATATTTTTTTGATTTCATTTTTTAGTATCCAGGGTTTTGCACCATTTGGTTATTGTATTCCATTGCATCTTCGGGAATTGGCAATACGAACAAATTACTTGGATAATCGATATTTACATTGTACAATGCATTGCAATCAACTCTGCGTAAATCTCTACCCATTCTTACAATATCAAAAAATAGGTGACCTTCAAAAGCCAATTCTCTTCTTCTCTCTTGAAAAATTTCCTCTTTTAAAGCGGCTCCTGATAATTGAAGATTTGCCGCTGCCGGATTGGCACGTTTACGAATTACATCTAAATCGGCACGAGCTTGAACTTCGTTACTTACCGGTAAGTTTAAGGAAGCCTCGGCACGAATCAAATACATTTCTGCTAATCGAATAATTGAAGTACATCTGTCTTTATCCGAAAATTCAATCCACTTTGTAGTTAATGTTTTACCAAGCTGTTCCGCAAATAACTCACCTCTCACATCTCCATCGTTATATAAACTAATTAAATCATCAGACGGTAATAAATAAAGACTAGTTCTGTCATCCATAATTCCAATTGTTTTAGAAATAGGGGCTCCAATACTTATCCCTTTATTATCGAGAATAAAAATATCCTCTTTGGTTGGTTCCTGACTTTTGTATGAATCAACAACTTCCGAATTATCGATAAGTGAAATACTTCCATCCTCTATCACTTTTGTTGCATATTCCTTGGCTTTGTCCCAATCCCCTTTGTACAAATAAACTCTGGCCAGCAGAGCCTGAGCTGCAACTTTTGATAGGTAAGCTTTAGCATAGCTTGCATCTTCAATTCCTAGAGCTGTTCCTAAATTTGCCTCGGCAGCCAATAAATCAGCAATAATATTTTCATAATTATCGTATAATAAATCACGCGACACCAATTCATCCCAAGCAATATTTTTCAACATGTAAGCAATACCAAGATGTTGTGCATTGGCAGAATAAGAATAAGGCTGAGCATACAGTCTGGTTAAATCGAAGTGAGCCATTGCACGAATTGCTTTTGCTTCGGCTACAGCCTGATTTTTTTGTATATCAGAAGCATCTTTAGCATCTTCAATATTCTCAATAATATTATTTGCTCCACTAATTACAGAATAGATATGCTCATAGCAGTTCTCCATATAATCATCATCCCCTTCCACCGTATGAGTAAACTGAAACGAAGGCAAATAGTAATAAGAAGTGGAAGCTTCAAAAGTAAGATCATTAAATTTAAGATTACCTCCTTTAATTTCAGGACCTATAAGCATCTGATTCCCATAATAACTTGAATTAGTCAGGTCATAATACACTCCATTTAAAGCTTCTTCCACACCACTTATAGTAGAGAAAAGATGATCATTCGAAATCTTGGTTTCATCATCGATATCCAAAAAATCGGAACAAGACATTAATCCAAATGCCAATAATCCTATGTATATTAATTTATTCATTTCCTTCTGTTTTTCTTATGATTAAATTCCAAGCTTTAGCTGAAAAGCAAATGTTCTAGATTGTGGAAACGGGTAACGATATTCAGCAATACCATTTCTTCCCGATTCTCCACCTTCTTTGTACCAAGTATAAATGTTTGATACATTAACGCCTATGGATGCGTTAGCTAATTTAATTGACTCACAAATATGTCTCGGGAAACTGTAGTTTAATGAAATAGATCGTAAAGAAATATTGGTTTGATCGTACAAGTATCTAGAGCTACTTTCGTTATACGTTACATCTTGTGCCAATCTTGGAATATTTGTTATATCTCCCGGCTTTTGCCATCTATCCAATAAATTTATGCTTTTATTATACAGATATAACTGCTTCTCTTTTTCCATATCTCTCGCTGCATAAGGCATCATTTTATCTGCTCCATATTCAAAAGAAATCATAAAATTTAAGTTGAAGCCTTTGTAATTAAAGCTATTCGAGAAACCACCCGTAAAATCAGGATTGCTCTTTCCAATAATAACTTTGTTATCGGAACTGCTTTTTAATAAACTATTGTCATCTGTAATAGAACCATCATTCATATACCACTGTGGATTACCATTATCTGAATTAACACCAGCATATTTGTATCCAATAACTAATGAAGTTGACTCCCCTACAATTAGTCCGTTATTACCAGAAGTAAATTGATCTGAATATGAAGACAATCGATCTAATCTACTCTTGTTAAAACCAATATTGAAGTTGGAAGTCCAATGCACTTCTCCCAGCTTGATATTATTTGCTTTTAAAGTAAATTCTAATCCATAATTGGTTAAATCTGCAGTATTCACAGCAATAGAGTTCCATCCTGTTTCTGGTGGTACATTTAATGATAGAATACCATCTTTGGTTTGGTTATTATAATATTCTACCTCCAAATTAAATTTCTTTAAGATTTTGGCTGTTAAACCAAGATTGAACTTATAGGACGCTTGCCAACCTAAATCTCCATTAGCCGCTGCATAAGGATTTGCAACCAGTTTTCCATTGTAATTCGAAGATGTTTCGTAAGAGTATAAGCCTTGTGCTGAATAGGATCCAACTTTAGCATTCCCCAACTTACCATATGAGGCTTTTAACTTTAAAAAGTTGATAATATCATTTTCGATCCAGAAATTTTCTTTTGAAAGTATCCAGGATGCCCCAAGGGAAGCAAAATTTTCCACTTGCTGATCGCCACCAAAGTATGATGAAGCATCAGCTCGATAGTTAATCGACATGAAATATTTTTTCCCAAAATCGTAATTAAATCGACCAAAATAGGAACGCATTGCACTCTCACTTTGGCTAGATTTCACGTCACTATCCTCGTCTTCTTTGGACTGACCCAGAATTTTAATTTTTTCGGTTATTAAATTTTCTTCATCACCAGTTGTACTGTTACTTTCATCGTGTTTTAGTTGAATACCTGCCGAAGCGCTAAAAGTGTGCTTCTTATATGAACCATTATACTCTAATTGAGTATAGCTAATCCAATTATTATTCTCACTTCTGGTTTCTTTGATATATCCACCTTTATCATCACCTCGTCCGTTCTCTTTAGAATAAAAAGTATACTGCTTGGTATTGGTATAATCCAAACCAAACATACTCGACGATTTCAAATTCGCGGTAATATTGATATCCAGTTTTAAACTGTTATTGCTATAAAACTTTTTCGATTCATTGATATTTTGCTCCAAATCGGCTAATGGATTAGCATAAGAATCCATCAATGTATAATTTCCATCTTCATCGTAAATCGGAATATTTGGTTTAAACGAATAAGTAGCAAAGGCTGCATATTTATCTGAATTAAAACTACTAATACCACCATTATAAGATAGTGCTATTCCTTTAGCCAATTCGGCATTTAGACTTAAACGAGTTGTTATAGATTCTGAATCATTGCCTTTGGTAGTTGTTTCATTATCATTATAACCTAAGGACAAACGATAAGTTGCTTTTTCGCTACCTCCGGAAATACTCACATTGGTTTGGTTTGACATCGAATTTTGAAGCGTTAAATCTCTCCAATTGGTATATACATCTGTCGCGCCAATTAAATTAGGAATACTTTCTTCTGAATAACCTGAATTGCGATAAAATTCAGTTGACAATTCAACAAATTGATCGGTATTTAAATACTGAACTTTGTTAATTGGACTACTTAATAAGGTTTTATGAGAAAGACTCACCTTTGTTTTCCCCTGGCTCCCCTTTTTGGTCGTTATAATAACAA is a genomic window containing:
- a CDS encoding RagB/SusD family nutrient uptake outer membrane protein — its product is MNKLIYIGLLAFGLMSCSDFLDIDDETKISNDHLFSTISGVEEALNGVYYDLTNSSYYGNQMLIGPEIKGGNLKFNDLTFEASTSYYYLPSFQFTHTVEGDDDYMENCYEHIYSVISGANNIIENIEDAKDASDIQKNQAVAEAKAIRAMAHFDLTRLYAQPYSYSANAQHLGIAYMLKNIAWDELVSRDLLYDNYENIIADLLAAEANLGTALGIEDASYAKAYLSKVAAQALLARVYLYKGDWDKAKEYATKVIEDGSISLIDNSEVVDSYKSQEPTKEDIFILDNKGISIGAPISKTIGIMDDRTSLYLLPSDDLISLYNDGDVRGELFAEQLGKTLTTKWIEFSDKDRCTSIIRLAEMYLIRAEASLNLPVSNEVQARADLDVIRKRANPAAANLQLSGAALKEEIFQERRRELAFEGHLFFDIVRMGRDLRRVDCNALYNVNIDYPSNLFVLPIPEDAMEYNNQMVQNPGY
- a CDS encoding SusC/RagA family TonB-linked outer membrane protein; amino-acid sequence: MKQIYCITLLVLLQLHVFAQGLTITGIVTEAGDKLPMPGVTVLEKGTSNGVITNIDGEFKLKISKADAVVLFSFIGYETQSIAAKGKSIINVKMKSADQQLGEVMILGYGSVKSREAVVGSVEQVKSDDLLKHSNAISVDQMLEGQVAGVYLESDDGNPNSPVKVRIRGNSSLPDLGSNITASSEPLYILDGVPLIDALNPNINTSTGAQAEQNIVINPLALISPEDIESVSILKDASAAAIYGANAANGVVIITTKKGSQGKTKVSLSHKTLLSSPINKVQYLNTDQFVELSTEFYRNSGYSEESIPNLIGATDVYTNWRDLTLQNSMSNQTNVSISGGSEKATYRLSLGYNDNETTTKGNDSESITTRLSLNAELAKGIALSYNGGISSFNSDKYAAFATYSFKPNIPIYDEDGNYTLMDSYANPLADLEQNINESKKFYSNNSLKLDINITANLKSSSMFGLDYTNTKQYTFYSKENGRGDDKGGYIKETRSENNNWISYTQLEYNGSYKKHTFSASAGIQLKHDESNSTTGDEENLITEKIKILGQSKEDEDSDVKSSQSESAMRSYFGRFNYDFGKKYFMSINYRADASSYFGGDQQVENFASLGASWILSKENFWIENDIINFLKLKASYGKLGNAKVGSYSAQGLYSYETSSNYNGKLVANPYAAANGDLGWQASYKFNLGLTAKILKKFNLEVEYYNNQTKDGILSLNVPPETGWNSIAVNTADLTNYGLEFTLKANNIKLGEVHWTSNFNIGFNKSRLDRLSSYSDQFTSGNNGLIVGESTSLVIGYKYAGVNSDNGNPQWYMNDGSITDDNSLLKSSSDNKVIIGKSNPDFTGGFSNSFNYKGFNLNFMISFEYGADKMMPYAARDMEKEKQLYLYNKSINLLDRWQKPGDITNIPRLAQDVTYNESSSRYLYDQTNISLRSISLNYSFPRHICESIKLANASIGVNVSNIYTWYKEGGESGRNGIAEYRYPFPQSRTFAFQLKLGI